Proteins from a single region of Budorcas taxicolor isolate Tak-1 chromosome 11, Takin1.1, whole genome shotgun sequence:
- the MRPL53 gene encoding 39S ribosomal protein L53, mitochondrial: protein MAAALARLGLRSVQQVRVQFCPFEKNVESTRIFLQAVSSEKVRCTNLNCSVIADVRHDGSEPCVDVLFGDGHRLIMRGAHLTAQEMLTAFASHIQARGAAASGDKPSASTGR, encoded by the exons ATGGCGGCGGCCTTGGCTCGGCTCGGACTCCGCTCGGTCCAGCAGGTTCGGGTTCAGTTCTGCCCCTTCGAGAAGAACGTGGAATCGACGAG GATCTTCCTCCAGGCGGTGAGCAGCGAGAAGGTTCGCTGCACGAACCTCAACTGCTCAGTGATTGCGGACGTGAGGCACGACGGCTCCGAGCCTTGCGTGGACGTGCTGTTCG GAGATGGGCATCGGTTGATTATGCGCGGCGCTCACCTGACCGCCCAGGAAATGCTCACTGCTTTCGCCTCCCACATCCAGGCTAGGGGCGCGGCGGCGAGTGGGGACAAGCCGAGCGCCAGTACCGGGCGCTGA